The following proteins come from a genomic window of Pedobacter faecalis:
- a CDS encoding START-like domain-containing protein: protein MSEKKKFTLEYEIRSSPRILFSFISEPNGLSQWFADDVVFRDQVYTFKWDDEEQRAKLLSIKENKSIKFKWIDDDPHCYFEMEILQDELTNDVALAITDFATDETLSERTLIWDNQIDYLHSVIGA from the coding sequence ATGTCGGAAAAGAAAAAATTTACGCTGGAGTATGAGATCAGGTCATCCCCACGTATTTTGTTCAGTTTTATTAGCGAGCCCAACGGTTTGTCTCAATGGTTTGCTGATGACGTTGTTTTCCGGGATCAGGTTTATACCTTTAAATGGGATGATGAAGAGCAACGTGCCAAGCTCTTAAGCATTAAGGAAAACAAATCCATTAAGTTTAAATGGATTGATGATGACCCGCATTGCTACTTCGAGATGGAGATCTTGCAGGACGAACTGACCAATGATGTGGCGCTTGCCATAACCGACTTTGCGACAGATGAAACGTTGTCTGAAAGAACGTTGATCTGGGACAATCAGATTGATTACCTCCACAGCGTAATAGGGGCGTAA